TACTTTCTAAGGGTGCTTCTAAATCACGTACCAGGATCAAGGTCCTTCGAAGATCTCAAAACAGTGGACGGTGTGCTATGTGATAGCTTTCGTGAGGCCGCCGAGAGGAGGGGTCTCATCGAGGCCGACAACACGCTCGACGAGTGTCTTACTGAGTCGGAGCAGTTCGCCATGCCAGCCTCACTAAGGAGGCTCTTCGCAACGATCTTGGTATTCTGCGAGCCTAGAGATGTGCGCGGCCTTTGGGATAGACACCTTGAGGCGATGTCCGATGACTACCGGCGCGAACACACATGCCCAAAAACAGTGGAACAGAAGGTGTTGCTTGATATCAGGGGCATGCTGCAGTCCATGGGCAAAGACATAAAATAGTTCCCTCTACCGGACATCGACGATACCTATGACAACACAGAGGGCGAGGCCAGGGAGGTCATTGAGGAAACCAATATCCAAGTAGACAAGGAAGACGCTTCTCTAGCGACATCACTAAACCACGAGCAGAGGCTTGCCTATGACGAAATACTAGCGGCGGTTGATGGCGGAGATGGGGGCGTATTCTTCGTGGATGGCCCAGGAGGCACAGGGAAGACCTACCTTTACAGGGCACTGCTCGCTAGGGTTCGAGGCGAGAGAAAGATCGCGCTGGCCACAGCGACGTCAGGAGTCGCCGCTTCCATCATGCCAGGAGGCAGGACAGCCCACTCGAGGTTCAAGATCCCACTAAACCTTGAAGAAGGAAAATCATGCAGCTTCACTAAACAGAGTGGGACAGCGAAGCTCCTGAGGATGGCTTCACTCATTCTATGGGACGAGGCAACCATGACAAAACGGCAGGCAATTGAGGCGTTAGACAGAAGCATGCGAGACATCATGGAATGCCCAAACCGACCTTTCGGGGGCAAGACTGTCGTGTTTGGTGGGGACTTCAGGCAGGTGCTTCCTGTAGTGAGGAAAGGGTCACGGGGTCAGATAATCGACGCAAGTCTGCGGAGCTCAAACCTCTGGAAGGGCATGCGCCAGCTAAGGCTCGTCAAGAACATGAGGGCACAAAGCGACAAGTGGTTCGCGGATTACCTCCTGAGGGTGGGTAACGGCACCGAGGAAACCGACGATGACGGAAACATCCGGCTTCCCGAAGATATATGTGTGTCATCTACAGGCAATGACATAGCAGATATAAAGAAACTGATCGACCACGTGTTCCCTGCCCTAGAACACAACATGGAAAATCCTAATTACATGACTTCTCGAGCGATCCTCTCCACAAGAAACGACAACGTCGATGGAATAAACATGCACATGATTGAGCGTTTTCAGGGCGAGGAGAGGATCTACTATAGCTTCGATAGCGCGGAGGATGATCCACACGGCTACTATCCTCAAGAGTTCCTGAATGACCTAACTCCTAATGGGCTTCCCCCGCACGCACTTAAACTGAAGATAAATTGCCCTATTATACTGTTGAGGAATATCGACCCAGCTAACGGGCTATGTAACGGCACGAGGCTTGTGGTCCGTGGGTTCCAGAGTAACGCCATCGACGCAGAGATCGTCGTGGGGCAGCATGCAGGAGAGAGGGTGTTTCTTCCTCGGATACCTCTATGCCCATCCGACAATGACATGTTCCCGTTCAGATTCAAGAGGAAGCAGTTCCCCATCAGGCTCAGCTTTGCCATGACAATCAACAAGGCACAAGGCCAGACCATCCCAACTGTAGGCGTGTACCTACCGGAGCCGGTGTTTTCTCATGGCCAGCTCTACGTCGCCTTGTCCAGAGCCACCGCGAAAAGTAACATCAAGATTCTCGCCATCAAGGACGATGGAAAGGACAAAACCAAGAattcaaagaaaagaaaaagaaccgAGTCCTTAGTAACCACCACTTTGAACATAGTCTACAAGGAAGTTCTTAACATTTGAAGATTTGAGCAGCTTTCAAAATGTAATGGTTGTGAAGTGTTGCTAAATACTATAATATTTGTGCTGTCTTGCCACATCTCCTTATCCCACAATTTATTTTTCTTAGTGTTAATTTACTTATGTTCAAAATGACTCCGAAAATTATGCATGTAAAGAAGGAAATATGATAGTCAAAATAAGGCAACATAGCATATTGTTTTTTATGCAGAAGTTTTATGCAGAAGTAACTAATTGATTCAGTTTGTATTTTCGGTTATACATGCATGTTTTGTTTTAAGCAAAAAAAAATTCAACTAAGTGAAGGCAATGTATACACAATGAAATGGAAAAGCAACCAGTAACTATTAGTGAGTAAATTCAGTAGCAACTTacttttcaaatttaaaattatTGAAAAAAATCTCATCTATTCTGGTGCAGAACTAAAAATAAATCGAGTAAAGGAATTCCAAATTATTGCATCATAGCAAAGTAAGCTATAACAATCAGGGGCACAACACCTGCGGAGCGGACagggatcaggtgacatgcatacAGCATGTCACGCTGGAACATGCACCCTCCCAGATGCCATCCAATCCCCATCCAAAGGCTAAGAATGATCCAAGGCAAAAAGGGGAGGAAGTCAACACGAACCCAGGCGCGCATGTTCCAGTTTCGCAGGAAGAAATCGAGCGGGGAAAACGGAGGCTTCGCGCCAGGGtccgaggccgccgccgccgctgccgatccCCGCGGACGCCGAGCGCCCCGCCGccgcccgagcgccgccgctgccgatCCCGGCTCGGCCGAGTGCCCCGCTGCCGATCCCGGCTCGGCCGAGCGCCCCGctgccgatcccgccgccgccgagcgcACCCGCCGTCGAGCACCGCTGCTGCCCGCCGCGGAGCTCCCCCACCACGGAGGAGACTCACCACCGCGCCGCCTCCGTGGAGGAGAGGCGGCACCGCGCCGCCATTGAACCGGGCCATCGCGGAGGAACTGTATCAGGTTCCCCTCATTTTTTTTCTTTAGATTCTTTTGCTGCTGTGCTTTGAGCAATTTGATGGAATTGGTAGTTGACCTCTGGTCCATATTAATGTATTCAAGTGGAATTAGACAAAAATTAGTTCATATCACAATCTTGATAGAAAGAGCACACCTGATTCCGTTCCCCATGTTATCTACTCTATATCTACACCTGATTCTTTTATGGATCCACTAAACTATAGTTTTCATTTACGTAATAGACTAACTTATTTGAGAAAATGCCCAGCCAATACAGCTGGAAAAAAAGACTCTCAATCTAGTTTAATAGATCACCAGCTCTTGGTTGCACCTGCAAAATTATGAATAGAAAGATTTCTGAATTACACTTGCAGCTTAGTACATCATATTTTAGCGAAAGACTGAATGAATGGCACAAGGTGGGCACAGAACATGAATATAGAAATAACCTCTCAATCTGCTTTAATAGATTCAGCAGCTCTTGCTGTAACCTGCATGGAGAATTACAGTTTGAGGAGGAGCGCATGGTGATAGGTGATCCTTTGACCAAAACGGTTTCATGTAGTTGCGGGATGTTCAATAGGACAGGAATCTTGTGTGCCCATGGTCTAAAAGTGCTTGATTTGATGAACATAAAGACATTGCCGGCACATTATGTCTTGAAAAGGTGGACTAGAGAAGCTCGCAATGGAAGTATACAAGATAGAGAAGGAAACACCGTGCTAGAAAATCCAAAAATGGAAGCTGAACTTCGATACAAGGATTTGTCTCATAAATTTCACAAAATAGCACAACAGGCAGCCAACTCTCCACAATGTTGTTTTCTACTTGATAATGCACTTGATTCCGTTGCTCCGCATATACATGATTTACTCAATGCATCCACTAGTGCCATGAATGAACTATGTAAAGACAAAGAGAATGTTGACCCAAATGTGCAGCAAGTAGATGAGATGCTTAGATCTGCACGGCTGAAGAAAAAAGAGGTTCCGTCAAAGAATTTAAGGAGAAAGAAAACTTGGTTGGACAAATTACTCAAGGGGAAGCACAGAGTAAGTAAAGGATCAACAAAACAGGGAGAGAAGGTATGTTGCAATTGGTACATGATATGTTCTTATTGCTCATTTGTAAACTAATTTCTTCATTAGCAATAACAAAAGAACTAATTACAGTAATTTTTGTTCTCAGCCACAAAAGAAGAAGGATGGTGTGCAAAAAAAGGAAAATGATGGTGTGCAGCCTCAAGTAGAAGTGGAGAAGTATGACAACAACAAAGAAGTAAATTTGGTGCTTCAAGAGTGCAATAATATTACAAGCTTCACCCAACTCTTGACGGCTAACCTTGATAATCTGTTCTAGCATGAAACTTGTTACATAATATTTTGTACATGGTGCTGATGATGAACATTATCTGATCTAGCATGGAACTTATTAGATAGTATTTTGGACATAGTTAACTATAGTAGTATGGGGTTAACTATATTTTGTGGCCTAAGTGTACACGTGAAGTGGCCGATTCGTGGAGAATTTGAAATGGCCGTTTTGTGGCCTAATCTGTTCTGGTATGGGATTAACTATATTATTTTGTGGCCTAAGTGTACAAGCAAGTGGTACTGAATTTGTATTGTTAAATTACTGCTATTTTACTATTTAGAAATGTCTCAAAATTAACTTATACAAATCTAGCAAAGTATACTGTTTGTAGTACGTATATTTCCAGTATACTGTTTGTAGTACATACTATTCAGAAATATTGTTTTGCAATGTTTAAAACTCTTAAGTAAAATGTTCTGTGCTGTTTATACTGTTCAAAACTGGGAGGAGATACATGATGCACTGCTTCCAGGACAAACCCCACAGGACCGACCAGACATTGTGGTTCGAGTGTTTAGGGCCAAGCTGGAGACGATGAAAGAGATGCTGACCAAGAAGCATATCCTGGGCGTTGTGAAGGCCTACGTCTACGTGGTCGAGTTCCAGAAGAGGGGCCTCCCGCATGCCCATTTTCTATTGATCATGGATTCAAAATATAAGCTCATTGTGCCAGAGCAGTATGACCGCGTTATATCCGCTGAGCTACCGGACAAGAATAAGTACCCGGAGCTATACACCATGGTCGTGAAGCATATGATGTACGGCCCATGTTGTGTCTTAAAGCCAAGCAACGTGTGCATGCAAGATGGGTCGTGCAAGTGTAGGTACCCTCGGGCGTTCAACGACACCACCGTACAGGGGAAGGACTCATATCCCATTTATCGGAGACGGAAGGACGACCGTTGTGCAAAGGTCCGAGGCCAAACGCTAGATAATAGATGGGTTGTGCCTTACAACCCATACCTCTTGCGGATGTTTGACTGCCACATCAACGTGGAGGTGTGCTCCAGCATAAAGGCCGTCAAGTACCTATATAAGTACGTGTACAAGGGCCACGATCAGACTTCGTTCAATATCGAGAAGCCCGACGCCGAAGGTAACATAGACGAGATCAAGAGATTCGTTGACGCAAGGTGGGTTACTCCACCGGAGGCCATGTGGAGGATATTCGGCTTCAAGCTCTGTGAGAACCACCCGTCGGTCCTACCGCTGCCGCTTCATCTCGAAAATATGCAAATGGTCACGTTCAAAGCGGGAGACAACCTAAACGACGTCGCCGCCAGACAAAACCCATCCATGCTGACGGAGTATTTCGTGGCTAACGAGAAGCACGCGTGGGCTAGAGATATTCTTTACAAAGATTTTCCGAGAAGATTCACATGGCAAAAAGCAAAGTACTGGAAAGAAAGGGACAAGGGTCAACAAGTAGGCCGAATCGTATCAGCCCATCCTGCCGAGGGGGACAGATACTTTCTAAGGGTGCTTCTAAATCACGTACCAGGATCAAGGTCCTTCGAAGATCTCAAAACAGTGGACGGTGTGCTATGTGATAGCTTTCGTGAGGCCGCCGAGAGGAGGGGTCTCATCGAGGCCGACAACACGCTCGACGAGTGTCTGTCTGAGTCGGAGCAGTTCGCCATGCCAGCCTCACTAAGGAGGCTCTTCGCAACGATCTTGGTATTCTCGCGAGCCTAGAGATGTGCGCGGCCTTTGGGATAGACACCTTGAGGCGATGTCCGATGACTACCGGCGCGAACACACATGCCCAAAAACAGTGGAACAGAAGGTGTTGCTTGATATCAGGGGCATGCTGCAGTCCATGGGCAAAGACATAAAATAGTTCCCTCTACCGGACATCGACGATACCTATGACAACACAGAGGGCGAGGCCAGGGAGGTCATTGAGGAAACCAATATCCAAGTAGACAAGGAAGACGCTTCTCTAGCGACATCACTAAACCACGAGCAGAGGCTTGCCTATGACGAAATACTAGCGGCGGTTGATGGCGGAGATGGGGGCGTATTCTTCGTGGATGGCCCAGGAGGCACGGGAAGACCTACCTTTACAGTGGCAATCGCTCGCTAGGGTTCGAGGCGAGAGAAAGATCGCGCCGGCCACGCGACGTCAGGAGTCGCCGCTTCCATCATGCCAGGAGGCAGGACAGCCCACTCGAGGTTCAAGATCCCACTAAACCTTGAAGAAGGAAAATCATGCAGCTTCACTAAACAGAGTGGGACAGCGAAGCTCCTGAGGATGGCTTCACTCATTCTATGGGACGAGGCAACCATGACAAAACGGCAGGCAATTGAGGCGTTAGACAGAAGCATGCGAGACATCATGGAATGCCCAAACCGACCTTTCGGGGGCAAGACTGTCGTGTTTGGTGGGGACTTCAGGCAGGTGCTTCCTGTAGTGAGGAAAGGGTCACGGGGTCAGATAATCGACGCAAGTCTGCGGAGCTCAAACCTCTGGAAGGGCATGCGCCAGCTAAGGCTCGTCAAGAACATGAGGGCACAAAGCGACAAGTTGTTCGCGGATTACCTCCTGAGGGTGGGTAACGGCACCGAGGAAACCGACGATGACGGAAACATCCGGCTTCCCGAAGATATATGTGTGTCATCTACAGGCAATGACACAGCAGATATAAAGAAACTGATCGACCACGTGTTCCCTGCCCTAGAACACAACATGGAAAATCCTAATTACATGACTTCTCGAGCGATCCTCTCCACAAGAAACGACAACGTCGATGGAATAAACATGCACATGATTGAGCGTTTTCAGGGCGAGGAGAGGATCTACTATAGCTTCGATAGCGCGGAGGATGATCCACACGGCTACTATCCTCAAGAGTTCCTGAATGACCTAACTCCTAATGGGCTTCCCCCGCACGCACTTAAACTGAAGATAAATTGCCCTATTATACTGTTGAGGCCCAGCTAACGGGCTATGTAACGGCACGAGGCTTGTGGTCCGTGGGTTCCAGAGTAACGCCATCGACGCAGAGATCGTCGTGGGGCAGCATGCAGGAGAGAGGGTGTTTCTTCCTCGGATACCTCTATGCCCATCCGACAATGACATGTTCCCGTTCGTATTC
This Lolium perenne isolate Kyuss_39 chromosome 1, Kyuss_2.0, whole genome shotgun sequence DNA region includes the following protein-coding sequences:
- the LOC127331650 gene encoding ATP-dependent DNA helicase PIF1-like yields the protein MPGGRTAHSRFKIPLNLEEGKSCSFTKQSGTAKLLRMASLILWDEATMTKRQAIEALDRSMRDIMECPNRPFGGKTVVFGGDFRQVLPVVRKGSRGQIIDASLRSSNLWKGMRQLRLVKNMRAQSDKLFADYLLRVGNGTEETDDDGNIRLPEDICVSSTGNDTADIKKLIDHVFPALEHNMENPNYMTSRAILSTRNDNVDGINMHMIERFQGEERIYYSFDSAEDDPHGYYPQEFLNDLTPNGLPPHALKLKINCPIILLRPS
- the LOC127331642 gene encoding uncharacterized protein, producing the protein MFCAVYTVQNWEEIHDALLPGQTPQDRPDIVVRVFRAKLETMKEMLTKKHILGVVKAYVYVVEFQKRGLPHAHFLLIMDSKYKLIVPEQYDRVISAELPDKNKYPELYTMVVKHMMYGPCCVLKPSNVCMQDGSCKCRYPRAFNDTTVQGKDSYPIYRRRKDDRCAKVRGQTLDNRWVVPYNPYLLRMFDCHINVEVCSSIKAVKYLYKYVYKGHDQTSFNIEKPDAEGNIDEIKRFVDARWVTPPEAMWRIFGFKLCENHPSVLPLPLHLENMQMVTFKAGDNLNDVAARQNPSMLTEYFVANEKHAWARDILYKDFPRRFTWQKAKYWKERDKGQQVGRIVSAHPAEGDRYFLRVLLNHVPGSRSFEDLKTVDGVLCDSFREAAERRGLIEADNTLDECLSESEQFAMPASLRRLFATILVFSRA